One genomic segment of Centropristis striata isolate RG_2023a ecotype Rhode Island chromosome 11, C.striata_1.0, whole genome shotgun sequence includes these proteins:
- the dynlt5 gene encoding dynein light chain Tctex-type 5 has translation MSDLLKDKSQRRDKKAGKLPLEGSHGVRGKETTGRTKDSISTVSNLDDVAHHDDDNARMAVTMENTYQMGPYKRFPVPAVTDILKDVLTNYLQKEKYELKWSQDMTKSLCEEIKARVKNLMIPRYKIVVLVHIGQLTGQSMQISSRCLWDAANDTFASYSFKNSSLYSVATVYAVYFE, from the exons ATGTCTGACCTGCTTAAAGACAAATCCCAAAGAAGAGACAAGAAGGCAGGCAAGTTGCCCTTAGAGGGAAGCCATGGAGTCAGAGGCAAAGAAACAACCGGCAGGACTAAAGA CTCAATAAGTACTGTGTCGAACCTAGATGATGTAGCACACCATGATGATGACAACGCTCGGATGGCCGTAACAATGGAGAACACCTACCAGATGG gACCATACAAACGCTTCCCAGTTCCTGCTGTCACAGACATACTGAAGGATGTACTTACCAATTACCTCCAAAAGGAGAAGTATGAATTAAAGTGGTCTCAAGACATGACAAAAAGCCTATGTGAg GAGATAAAAGCCCGGGTGAAGAACCTCATGATTCCCCGATATAAGATTGTTGTTCTGGTCCACATCGGCCAGCTCACCGGACAGAGCATGCAGATCAGCAGCCGCTGCCTGTGGGACGCAGCCAATGACACCTTCGCCTCCTACTCCTTCAAGAACAGCTCTCTGTATAGCGTGGCAACAGTCTACGCTGTTTACTTTGAGTGA
- the LOC131981138 gene encoding relaxin-3-like → MRSLLLFGMLLCVLCVVQVQAQDPTLRLCGRAFVRAVVYTCGGSRWRRLMVEEETLQDSSREPKLKTTEVPAMVRHWRDQNQALVSACCQLGCRRSDLSMLC, encoded by the exons atgagATCTCTGCTTCTGTTTgggatgctgctgtgtgtgttgtgtgtagtgCAGGTTCAGGCACAGGATCCCACCCTGAGGCTGTGTGGCCGGGCTTTTGTGCGGGCAGTGGTGTACACCTGCGGAGGATCCAGGTGGAGAAGACTGATGGTAGAAGAGGAGACTTTGCAAGACA GCAGCAGAGAGCCAAAACTGAAGACGACAGAAGTGCCAGCGATGGTTCGTCATTGGCGGGACCAAAACCAGGCACTAGTATCAGCGTGCTGTCAACTAGGCTGTCGAAGGAGTGACCTCTCCATGCTCTGCTAG
- the mier1b gene encoding mesoderm induction early response protein 1b isoform X1 has protein sequence MAEPSLGNSSPGGSAGSDDHDFDPSADMLVHDFDDERTLEEEEMMEASDETNANEIEDLAREGEMPIHELLSLYGYGGGSPADEEEEEEEEEEEEEEEEEEEEEPEPEEDDEEEDEEEDLDNDESSRSTGELKRNEGEGVKITSGQEDEAQAASEVRTRSVRSLGTAELIRSQKLKYFESNNDAEEESDEDEDYVPSEDWKKEIMVGSMYQAETPVGLCKYKENEKVYENDDQLLWNPECLPEGKVVEFLTEASRRTGEEKGVEAIPEGSHIKDNEQALYELVKCDFDTEEALRRLRFNVKAAREELSVWTEEECRNFEQGLKAYGKDFHLIQANKVRTRSVGECVAFYYMWKKSERYDFFAQQTRLGKRKYNLHPGVTDYMDRLLDETESATSSRATSPPPTTSSSSASHSEREDSSSQNGIGTHNSSHPVDGPQLPPVNQVKPESVQSNGPSHPPAEAPPPPISDNNSNGCSQPIAPSHDQNGSLEPPLDHRDTTAHERPAKRCRAEAEPLGQSEVEPSRTQEN, from the exons ATGGCGGAG CCCTCCCTCGGGAATTCGAGCCCAG GAGGTTCAGCAGGTTCCGATGACCATGATTTCGACCCATCAGCAGACATGCTCGTCCATGACTTTGATGACGAACGCACCctggaggaagaagagatgATGGAGGCATCAGATGAGACCAACGCTAACGAGATTGAAGATCTTGCACGG GAGGGAGAGATGCCCATTCATGAGCTGCTGAGCCTGTACGGTTATGGCGGCGGTTCACCagcagatgaagaagaagaagaagaagaggaggaggaggaagaggaggaggaggaggaggaagaagaagaacccGAGCCGGAAGAGGAtgatgaggaagaggatgaggaagaAGACCTGGACAATGATGAGAGCAGTAGAAGCACTGGAGAGTTAAAAAGAAATGAG ggtGAGGGTGTTAAGATCACGTCAGGACAGGAAGACGAGGCTCAGGCAGCCTCTGAAGTCCGCACGCGCTCAGTCAGGTCCCTCGGCACGGCAGAACTCATCCGCTCCCAGAAACTCAAGTACTTTGAAA GTAATAATGATGCGGAGGAAGAGTCAGATGAAGATGAGGACTATGTTCCATCTGAAGACTGGAAAAAG GAGATCATGGTGGGCTCTATGTATCAGGCAGAAACTCCTGTCGGcttgtgtaaatataaagaaaatgaaaaag TTTATGAAAACGATGACCAGTTGTTGTGGAACCCCGAGTGTCTTCCTGAAGGCAAAGTGGTGGAGTTCCTGACGGAGGCGTCGAGGCGGACTGGAGAGGAGAAGGGAGTGGAAGCAATCCCAGAGGGATCTCATATCAAAGACAATGAACAG GCATTGTATGAACTAGTGAAATGTGACTTTGACACAGAGGAAGCTTTAAGAAGACTAAGGTTTAATGTAAAAGCAGCGAGAG AGGAGTTATCAGTCTGGACTGAAGAGGAATGTAGAAATTTTGAACAAGGACTAAAAGCTTATGGGAAAGACTTTCATTTAATACAGGCCAACAAG GTGAGAACTAGGTCTGTAGGAGAATGTGTGGCCTTTTATTACATGTGGAAGAAGTCTGAGCGTTATGATTTCTTTGCACAGCAAACCAGACTTGGGAAAAGGAAATACAACCTTCACCCTGGTGTCAC AGACTACATGGACAGATTACTGGACGAGACGGAAAGCGCGACGTCCAGCAGGGCGACATCGCCGCCTCCCACCACGTCCAGCAGCAGCGCCAGCCACTCGGAGAGGGAAGACAGCAGCAGCCAGAACG GTATCGGAACACACAACTCCAGCCACCCAGTGGATGGCCCTCAGCTGCCGCCAGTGAATCAAGTCAAACCTGAGTCCGTTCAGTCCAACGGTCCATCCCATCCGCCAGCAGAAGCTCCGCCTCCTCCCATTTCAGACAACAACTCCAACGGCTGCAGCCAACCCATCGCGCCCAGCCACGACCAAAACGGTTCTCTGGAGCCTCCGCTGGACCACAGAGACACGACAGCACACGAGAGGCCGGCCAAGAGGTGCCGGGCGGAGGCGGAGCCGCTGGGCCAAAGTGAGGTGGAACCATCCAGAACACAAGAGAACTGA
- the mier1b gene encoding mesoderm induction early response protein 1b isoform X2, with translation MLVHDFDDERTLEEEEMMEASDETNANEIEDLAREGEMPIHELLSLYGYGGGSPADEEEEEEEEEEEEEEEEEEEEEPEPEEDDEEEDEEEDLDNDESSRSTGELKRNEGEGVKITSGQEDEAQAASEVRTRSVRSLGTAELIRSQKLKYFESNNDAEEESDEDEDYVPSEDWKKEIMVGSMYQAETPVGLCKYKENEKVYENDDQLLWNPECLPEGKVVEFLTEASRRTGEEKGVEAIPEGSHIKDNEQALYELVKCDFDTEEALRRLRFNVKAAREELSVWTEEECRNFEQGLKAYGKDFHLIQANKQTRLGKRKYNLHPGVTDYMDRLLDETESATSSRATSPPPTTSSSSASHSEREDSSSQNGIGTHNSSHPVDGPQLPPVNQVKPESVQSNGPSHPPAEAPPPPISDNNSNGCSQPIAPSHDQNGSLEPPLDHRDTTAHERPAKRCRAEAEPLGQSEVEPSRTQEN, from the exons ATGCTCGTCCATGACTTTGATGACGAACGCACCctggaggaagaagagatgATGGAGGCATCAGATGAGACCAACGCTAACGAGATTGAAGATCTTGCACGG GAGGGAGAGATGCCCATTCATGAGCTGCTGAGCCTGTACGGTTATGGCGGCGGTTCACCagcagatgaagaagaagaagaagaagaggaggaggaggaagaggaggaggaggaggaggaagaagaagaacccGAGCCGGAAGAGGAtgatgaggaagaggatgaggaagaAGACCTGGACAATGATGAGAGCAGTAGAAGCACTGGAGAGTTAAAAAGAAATGAG ggtGAGGGTGTTAAGATCACGTCAGGACAGGAAGACGAGGCTCAGGCAGCCTCTGAAGTCCGCACGCGCTCAGTCAGGTCCCTCGGCACGGCAGAACTCATCCGCTCCCAGAAACTCAAGTACTTTGAAA GTAATAATGATGCGGAGGAAGAGTCAGATGAAGATGAGGACTATGTTCCATCTGAAGACTGGAAAAAG GAGATCATGGTGGGCTCTATGTATCAGGCAGAAACTCCTGTCGGcttgtgtaaatataaagaaaatgaaaaag TTTATGAAAACGATGACCAGTTGTTGTGGAACCCCGAGTGTCTTCCTGAAGGCAAAGTGGTGGAGTTCCTGACGGAGGCGTCGAGGCGGACTGGAGAGGAGAAGGGAGTGGAAGCAATCCCAGAGGGATCTCATATCAAAGACAATGAACAG GCATTGTATGAACTAGTGAAATGTGACTTTGACACAGAGGAAGCTTTAAGAAGACTAAGGTTTAATGTAAAAGCAGCGAGAG AGGAGTTATCAGTCTGGACTGAAGAGGAATGTAGAAATTTTGAACAAGGACTAAAAGCTTATGGGAAAGACTTTCATTTAATACAGGCCAACAAG CAAACCAGACTTGGGAAAAGGAAATACAACCTTCACCCTGGTGTCAC AGACTACATGGACAGATTACTGGACGAGACGGAAAGCGCGACGTCCAGCAGGGCGACATCGCCGCCTCCCACCACGTCCAGCAGCAGCGCCAGCCACTCGGAGAGGGAAGACAGCAGCAGCCAGAACG GTATCGGAACACACAACTCCAGCCACCCAGTGGATGGCCCTCAGCTGCCGCCAGTGAATCAAGTCAAACCTGAGTCCGTTCAGTCCAACGGTCCATCCCATCCGCCAGCAGAAGCTCCGCCTCCTCCCATTTCAGACAACAACTCCAACGGCTGCAGCCAACCCATCGCGCCCAGCCACGACCAAAACGGTTCTCTGGAGCCTCCGCTGGACCACAGAGACACGACAGCACACGAGAGGCCGGCCAAGAGGTGCCGGGCGGAGGCGGAGCCGCTGGGCCAAAGTGAGGTGGAACCATCCAGAACACAAGAGAACTGA